The segment TCCACCACATTTGTGGGGCTGCCTGAATTGGCGATATAATCCTTCTTGCCAGACTCAATTTCAGGGTCTATGTCCAACACCGTTGTGTAGTAGAAATGTAGTTTTAACTGATGGACGTCATAGAGTACAGTAATATTATGGTCCTCATCCTTGGGAAACATTAACATCCGAAAATTGCGCAGGCCATCATCATTCTTCTGTTGAGCTGAGAATGTGATGAATCCGAAAGGTGCCATCGGATCTGATAACGTAATGAACTTGTGTTGAGCTTCCATTTCCGGCGACTCCAAACGTGCCAAACAACTCTGTCTCTCTAGTACAACACCCTGAGAGTACCAAAATGCGTTAGATATATTGAAGGGAAAGCATACCGTGGTAGAATCGCCGTTAGAAAGATAGTAAACATAAGCAACATCCTTGAAGATAATAACCAAGCAGTTAGAAACCGTCGCAAAATTGACAAATCCCGCCTTGATAACTGACTGGTCATAGGAGAACTTTCGGATGGATTGCCCGCCAACAAACCATTCGACAGTTCTTCTCTGGTTACATATCCAGAGATCCCCTCGGCCTTGAGGGTCCCACTGAAAATAGTCTTCCTCTGTTGCGTGAGAGATTCCACAAGATTCTCGGGCAGCGTCTATAATCTCAGGTGAAGGGCAGTCATTCATGACTTGTAGCAGATAACGCTCTGCTTTTCTTGCTTTGTCGTAGAATCAGTAGAGCTTTGTTTATGCCACAAAACGCTCCGATGAGCGCTTAGACGCCAGAACCTTGGGATCATTGTTTCAGCAAAAAACCGCAAACACTAATGTTGAAGCCATTATACTTGCATCTGTTGCTCTTGAAAGTGGGTATATGCAAACAGAATGTTCCTCAAGGAGAAGGACGACCTTTCTTGCCTATCTTGTACTATCATGCAGTCATTTGCTCAGTAAAGATCTCCCAATAGCTGAATGGCAGTATATGCAGAGACATGAGCTTACCGTACATCTCAGCTGCCTCCCAGTTCAACAACGAGGCCCTATGGGTGTAGACTTTAGCCAAAAAGCCGATGAATATGTTGGTCAGACTGATGACTACACGCTGATGGTTCATTGAGAAGGTCTGAAGCGAATAACTGAAGATAATGCTTCTGCAGTTTTCAAAGCCTTAATAAAGACGAATCTTCACAGCCTCGGGCTGAATATCTCCGCTGGTTCCAAGTGCTGCTTAAATATTCTATTGCTCCACAGGCTGAGGCAGCTTCATCTAAGGCAACGCTGAACATCTGTACGGGCGACTAACGATTATTCCAGGTATCAAAGGACAAAGGGGGATCTTATAGTCTATACAAGCGCTTAGCCGCCGAACGGCCTGCCCCATGCGGTTACCCGGAGGAGTGAAAAGAAAAGTGGTAAAAATGAAGCGGGGCGAGctgggaattgaacccaGGGCCTCTCGCATGCTTGTATGTTTTCATCCCCGGTGTTCCGAAGATTCGCCCAAAGCGAGAATCATACCACTAGACCACACGCCCTACTaatttgttgaaaattAAGAATTTTTATTTAATTGATCATCTGAATTCTTAGCCATATCTCGTCCGCAGAGGCGGCTACCATTTGTCAATATGGATGCCGGGATAGATTAGCGTCCAGTTTCTCATGTTGGGAGATGAGAGACACTCTTCTGGCCCCAGGAAACCGCTCTACAAGTAGCCTGTTTTGGTTTctatcatcatcaatctACAGTTACCCGCTTTTGAAAGGGGGGACCGGCTGGCTTTGGGAGATGAAGTTCAAAGGGACCGATGCTTATTGAAGAGAACGCTAGTAACTATTCAAACAATTTGTCAAGTTTTCAGAAGTTCGTGATGAGCGGCTCTACTACTGTTGATTATACTTTTGAATGGCCTGCAGGCCCTGAGGAAGTGCTTGTTACAGGCGAGTTTGACGAATGGAAGGGGACCATGCCACTGTTGAAAACATCTTCCGGAGATTTCGAACTTACTTTCCCCGTTAAAATTCCTGCTGATAAGGACAGGGtgttcttcaagtttaTTGTCGATGGGACCTGGTTGGCGAGCGATGCTTATACTAAGGGCGCTGATGAGAATGGGATTGAAAATAATtatatttcaagaaatgaAGCTTTGGCTCTGAGCGAGAATCCCGTCGGAACTAAGATTCCTGAAGCGGGTGGTTTGGTGTGTAGAACGACAGATTCTGCGGTCGCGGACGACGCAATCCCAGAGCCCGGTGCTTATCCAAAAACTCCTGCTGACGGGAAAAGCGAGGAAGCGCGTTCCGCAGCCAGCAAAGACGCTCCAAAACTTGAGCCCGAGGCAATAGTCTCTATTCCTGCGGTGACCGGCACATCTCAAGTTCAGGAACATGTCACGAAAAAGGCCGAAGACGCAGAAAACCCCGAGAACTCTACTGAAGGGACCGAAAAGACCGAAAGAGCTGAGCGATCTGTGGAGAAGCGTGAGGAGTCTATTGAAGGGACCGAAAAGACTGAAAGACCTGAGCAGTCTGTTGAGAAGTCTGTGGAATCGGCTGAAAAGGCAGCGAAATCGGCTGAGAAGTCCGCGaaatttgctgaaaagTCTGCGAAATCGGCTGAAAAGTCTGTGAAATCGGCTGAAAAGCCTGAGCAGTctgctgaaaaggttgCAGGAACAGGAAATCCAGAACAAGCTGGGGAGCCTAGTAGGACACCTGTCGCAGCGGCCAATGCCACAACTTCCGCTCCTGCTCCTGAACCTGCTTCTGTGCCAAAGCCCGTTAAGACTACAGAAGCTGAAGGGATCAAAGGGACCGAGACAGCTGCCAAACCTCAACCTGCTGCCATTCCTAGTCTGACTGTAAAGACCACCGCGCCTGGCGACTCCAATGCCAATCTGACCCCATCTGGGCCATCCGACAAGGATGTGGTTACCTCAACGATAACCTCGCCACCACGTCCTGCTGGCTCCACCGCAATCTCGGAGGTGACCGGATCGACGGTTGCCGCGAAGGACACTGCTCTGGACACAATCCCCACTGTCTCGTCGTCCGAgtcgaagaaaagattcaagatcaagagaagattcaagaaaaacaagaTCACTGGAGAAAAAACCATTGTGTCGGAGGAACGCGTTCCTCTTGATTCAGAGGAATCAGGAACCGAGCATCCCCTTGTTGACGAAGAGTTGGTGGCTTCGCCAAGCGAGGCAGCCGCAGGTGATGTCCATATCATGCCGGTTGGGCCACCAATACAAAGCGAGAACATGAAGTTCACGTCCTTGGCTGGGGAGCCTGGTCCAGTTGTACCTGGAAATGTTGCGGAAGTCAAGGAGTTTACCGAAGTTAGAAACGTCGATGTTGACGAACTCAATGAGCGATTGAACAAGCAAGAGAGGGAGAAAGAAGCCGTTGTGGACCAAACAGAAAAGACCTCTCCCGCTGACGCTGGAAAGCAAGGAACGCTCACTTTGGATCCCAAAACTCACCAAAATGAACTAAGGCCCCAAACCAGCAATAAGTTATATGAAGTAACCAACGGGGACAGCGAACATGTGAAGGACGATTCGGATGCGAAAGCAGCCGCCATACCGGCCGCGGCTCCCGCTAAGGAGAGCGAACCATCGTCGGAGAAGCCTGCGACCACcaagaatgaaaagaagcCCATTGCCCAGAAAACGTCAGCCACAGCTCCCAAAcaggaggaaaagaagaagaaaggcgGTTTCTTCAGTAAACTGAAAAAGATTTTTCACTGAGCCTCTTTTCCAATAAAATGATGGAAGAGTCCCCCCATTTGCTTACAGACTCCACTTATCTACAATATTTTATTCTTACAGACGTGTTTCGAGGTCTCTGAGAGCTCTCACAAGGTTATGCGACAGGCCAAGACGTTACTTGACATAATTTTTCTTCCGATTGTGTATTAATACTGAGAACTTGTAGGGAGGCTTGTGAATCGGAATTACGTGTTTTCTTCCAACTACTTTGAGCTTCAAAACCTTTCTTGATCTATCTGTATATCATTAATATATAATAATTATTCTACTTCGAAATTCGACCGTTTTTATCGAAATTATGTCTGGCGCGAGCATATAgtggaaaaaaaaaaaaatttcatgAGATGAGAAGATATGTCTACTGTTTAAGACTAGTTATTTAAAGATCTAGACCTCATATAGGCATTTTATTCTACTATGTCAACCGAGAAAGAAGCTAAGATACAGCAAGCTCTGGTTGACCCAACCAAAAAGAGGAAAGCGGAAGACGAGATCGAAATCGACTTGAAAAGTTCAGTGCCATTATCGAAGAAACAGAAACGTCTATTAAGGAGAGGTAAAATTACTCTAGAGGAGTTGAATAAGAAATTCAACATTGATCCTACctctgttgaagaattcgagaaggaaaatgaagcaaAAGGTTCAAGTGAAGAGGAAAATTCCAACAGCATACCGTCTGACTTTGACGAACAGAAGGCagtcaagaaggagaagaagtttgggGTATGGATCGGTAATCTGTCGTTTGATACAACTAAGGAAGATATAATGAGATTTATCATCGCGAAGAGTAAAGGCTCTGAAGACAAAATACAAATCAGTGAAGAGGATATAATCAGGGTACATATGCCACTTGCTCAAAACGATGGTAAGAAGGTAAAAAATAAAGGATTTTGCTATATGGATTTCAAGACTAGGGAGCAAATGGAGTACGTCGTTACATTAAGCGAAGCGCATTTGAATGGCCGAAACCTgctgatcaagaactcCAAGAATTTCGATGGCAGGCCTGATAAGAATGATCTGGTCTCCATGTCAAAGAACCCGCCTTCGCGAATCCTCTTTGTTGGTAACTTGTCATTCGACACCACTGACGATTTACTGAAAAAGCACTTCCAGCATTGTGGTGAGATCGTTAAGATTAGGATGGCAACTTTCCAAGACAGTGGGAAGTGTAAAGGATTTGCCTTTgttgatttcaaagaggaGGAAGGTGCGACTAATGCCTTGAAAGATAAAAGCTGCCGAAAGATTGCTCAAAGACCCATAAGAATGGAATACGGTGAAGATAGAAGTAAAAGGCAGGTTAAAAAGAAGCCCCAGGAGACTCAAACAAAAAGATTTGATCTTCCAACCGACAATGAAAGTAAGAAATCCGAAAGAAAGGACAACAGACCAGCTGAAAAGCCGCCAACAAGGAGCTTTAAAAAGAGAAACCCTAACGTTGATTCCAACAATCGTTTGAGAAGTAGCGTTGCTCTTGCGTCTGCCCCAAGGGCATCTGCTGCTATCGTACCTTCCACTGGTAAAAAGGTCAAGTTTGACTGATTA is part of the Torulaspora globosa chromosome 7, complete sequence genome and harbors:
- the MDG1 gene encoding Mdg1p (ancestral locus Anc_2.81), producing the protein MLIEENASNYSNNLSSFQKFVMSGSTTVDYTFEWPAGPEEVLVTGEFDEWKGTMPLLKTSSGDFELTFPVKIPADKDRVFFKFIVDGTWLASDAYTKGADENGIENNYISRNEALALSENPVGTKIPEAGGLVCRTTDSAVADDAIPEPGAYPKTPADGKSEEARSAASKDAPKLEPEAIVSIPAVTGTSQVQEHVTKKAEDAENPENSTEGTEKTERAERSVEKREESIEGTEKTERPEQSVEKSVESAEKAAKSAEKSAKFAEKSAKSAEKSVKSAEKPEQSAEKVAGTGNPEQAGEPSRTPVAAANATTSAPAPEPASVPKPVKTTEAEGIKGTETAAKPQPAAIPSLTVKTTAPGDSNANLTPSGPSDKDVVTSTITSPPRPAGSTAISEVTGSTVAAKDTALDTIPTVSSSESKKRFKIKRRFKKNKITGEKTIVSEERVPLDSEESGTEHPLVDEELVASPSEAAAGDVHIMPVGPPIQSENMKFTSLAGEPGPVVPGNVAEVKEFTEVRNVDVDELNERLNKQEREKEAVVDQTEKTSPADAGKQGTLTLDPKTHQNELRPQTSNKLYEVTNGDSEHVKDDSDAKAAAIPAAAPAKESEPSSEKPATTKNEKKPIAQKTSATAPKQEEKKKKGGFFSKLKKIFH
- the NOP13 gene encoding Nop13p (ancestral locus Anc_2.80); translation: MSTEKEAKIQQALVDPTKKRKAEDEIEIDLKSSVPLSKKQKRLLRRGKITLEELNKKFNIDPTSVEEFEKENEAKGSSEEENSNSIPSDFDEQKAVKKEKKFGVWIGNLSFDTTKEDIMRFIIAKSKGSEDKIQISEEDIIRVHMPLAQNDGKKVKNKGFCYMDFKTREQMEYVVTLSEAHLNGRNLLIKNSKNFDGRPDKNDLVSMSKNPPSRILFVGNLSFDTTDDLLKKHFQHCGEIVKIRMATFQDSGKCKGFAFVDFKEEEGATNALKDKSCRKIAQRPIRMEYGEDRSKRQVKKKPQETQTKRFDLPTDNESKKSERKDNRPAEKPPTRSFKKRNPNVDSNNRLRSSVALASAPRASAAIVPSTGKKVKFD